One genomic segment of Podarcis raffonei isolate rPodRaf1 chromosome 7, rPodRaf1.pri, whole genome shotgun sequence includes these proteins:
- the LOC128416930 gene encoding sphingomyelin phosphodiesterase 5-like, translated as MGLRESPYSNCVLGAMDSVLRHILFPSYWLVNQLLALQQTTQEKQEHQHGLPYALEAAGKGVVLVPLLLLSAPFSLLAFLLWLPLQAARRPFAYQHTPNQAPPEAWVLPGPAKTFSVVSGNLCLLPVGLAKFSNLSRTQWRAKHIGHALARAASSSPPSHEPGPRGDFQIGFSPSGVRKYGSMEASPPRSGQGSPQLSGDVILEVPLEEEGAAAGSPGEITTHFPPYADVVCLQEVFDRRASGQVRHFLAPCYEHIIYDVGTLGVVGCSALKLLNSGLFLASRYPVLAVQYHCYPNGTGEDAFSAKGLLCVQVQLGVSQGQRIVGYLNCTHMHAPEADSQVRYDQLTLSLLWAQQFQDANAQPGDIVAFDIYCGDLNFDNCSTGDALEQVHEIFNVYTDPCRIGPRKDKPWAIGTLMNYLKIYSKAVSTPKRMQRTLTEPKGRRKYLAGPITEDGTPDPSVTSIEGRRIDYILYREHLNPLELKTAVEKFFFITRLATFSDHLPVGLQLRLTTQPEA; from the exons ATGGGTCTGCGCGAGTCGCCCTACTCCAACTGTGTCCTGGGGGCCATGGACTCTGTGCTGCGGCACATCCTCTTCCCCAGCTATTGGCTGGTGAACCAGCTGCTGGCCTTGCAGCAAACCACCCAGGAAAAGCAAGAACACCAGCACGGGCTGCCCTATGCCCTGGAGGCGGCGGGGAAGGGGGTCGTCTTGGTGCCCCTGCTGCTCCTCTCTGCCCCTTTCTCGCTGCTGGCCTTCCTGCTGTGGCTGCCCCTGCAGGCCGCCCGCCGCCCCTTTGCCTACCAACACACGCCGAACCAGGCCCCGCCAGAGGCGTGGGTGCTCCCCGGCCCAGCAAAGACCTTCAGTGTGGTCAGCGGcaacctctgcctgcttcccGTTGGCTTGGCCAAGTTCAGCAACCTGTCGCGGACGCAGTGGCGTGCCAAGCACATCGGCCATGCGCTGGCGCGGGCGGCCTCCAGCTCCCCACCATCTCACGAGCCAGGCCCCCGGGGGGACTTCCAGATTGGCTTCAGCCCCTCAGGCGTGAGGAAGTATGGGTCCATGGAGGCCAGCCCCCCACGGTCCGGCCAGGGCTCCCCTCAGCTCAGCGGGGATGTGATACTTGAGGTGCCCCTCGAAGAGGAAGGAGCGGCTGCCGGGTCGCCCGGGGAGATCACGACCCACTTCCCCCCCTACGCGGACGTTGTGTGCCTGCAGGAGGTCTTTGACCGGCGGGCCTCGGGGCAGGTGCGCCATTTCCTCGCCCCCTGCTATGAGCACATCATCTACGACGTGGGCACCCTCGGGGTGGTGGGCTGCTCAGCCTTGAAGCTCCTGAACAGCGGGCTCTTCCTGGCCAGCCGCTACCCAGTCCTGGCCGTGCAGTACCACTGCTACCCCAACGGCACTGGCGAGGATGCCTTCAGCGCCAAAGGGCTGCTCTGTGTGCAG GTGCAACTGGGAGTTTCTCAAGGGCAAAGGATTGTGGGGTACCTGAACTGCACCCACATGCACGCTCCAGAAG CTGACAGCCAGGTCCGGTACGACCAGCTGACTCTGAGTCTGCTTTGGGCCCAGCAATTCCAGGATGCAAATGCGCAGCCCGGGGACATTGTGGCCTTCGACATCTACTGTGGGGACCTCAACTTTGACAACTGCTCAACAG GGGATGCGTTGGAGCAAGTGCATGAGATCTTCAACGTCTACACAGATCCGTGCCGCATCGGACCCCGGAAGGACAAGCCTTGGGCTATCG gcACCCTGATGAATTACCTGAAGATCTATAGCAAGGCTGTGTCGACCCCAAAGCGCATGCAGAG AACCCTCACAGAGCCCAAGGGGCGGCGGAAGTACCTGGCCGGCCCCATCACGGAGGACGGGACCCCCGACCCCTCGGTGACCTCGATCGAGGGGCGGCGCATTGACTACATCCTTTACCGGGAACACCTCAACCCCCTGGAGCTGAAAACG GCTGTGGAGAAGTTCTTCTTCATCACTCGCCTGGCCACCTTCTCAGACCACCTGCCGGTGGGCCTGCAGCTTCGCCTGACAACACAGCCGGAAGCGTGA